A genomic region of Pseudomonas frederiksbergensis contains the following coding sequences:
- a CDS encoding aldehyde dehydrogenase produces MTTLTRADWEQRASDLKIEGRAYINGEYTAAVSGETFECISPVDGRLLGKIASCDAADAQRAVENARTTFNSGVWSRLAPAKRKATMIRFAGLLKQHAEELALLETLDMGKPISDSLYIDVPGAAQALSWSGEAIDKIYDEVAATPHDQLGLVTREPVGVVGAIVPWNFPLMMACWKLGPALSTGNSVILKPSEKSPLTAIRIAALAVEAGIPKGVLNVLPGYGHTVGKALALHMDVDTLVFTGSTKIAKQLMIYSGESNMKRVWLEAGGKSPNIVFADAPDLQAAAESAAGAISFNQGEVCTAGSRLLVERSIKDTFLPLVIEALKAWKPGNPLDPATNVGALVDTQQMNTVLSYIESGHTDGAKLVAGGKRVLQETGGTYVEPTIFDGVSNAMKIAQEEIFGPVLSVITFDSAEEAIQIANDTPYGLAAAVWTSDISKGHLTAKALRAGSVWVNQYDGGDMTAPFGGFKQSGNGRDKSLHAFDKYTELKATWIKL; encoded by the coding sequence ATGACCACCCTGACTCGTGCCGACTGGGAACAGCGCGCCAGCGATCTGAAAATCGAAGGCCGCGCCTACATCAATGGCGAATACACCGCAGCCGTCTCCGGCGAGACCTTTGAGTGCATTAGCCCTGTCGATGGCCGTCTGCTGGGCAAGATCGCCAGCTGTGACGCCGCCGACGCCCAGCGCGCCGTAGAAAACGCCCGCACCACGTTCAACTCGGGCGTCTGGTCGCGTCTGGCGCCGGCCAAACGCAAAGCCACCATGATTCGTTTCGCCGGCTTGCTCAAGCAGCACGCCGAAGAGCTCGCGCTGCTTGAAACCCTGGACATGGGCAAGCCGATCAGCGACTCCCTGTACATCGACGTTCCGGGCGCGGCGCAAGCGCTGAGCTGGAGCGGTGAAGCCATCGACAAGATCTACGACGAAGTGGCCGCTACCCCACACGACCAACTGGGTCTGGTGACCCGTGAGCCAGTGGGTGTGGTTGGTGCCATCGTGCCGTGGAACTTCCCGCTGATGATGGCCTGCTGGAAACTCGGCCCGGCGCTGTCCACCGGTAACTCGGTGATCCTCAAACCGTCTGAAAAATCCCCGCTGACCGCCATCCGCATCGCGGCGCTGGCCGTTGAAGCCGGTATCCCGAAAGGTGTGCTGAACGTGCTGCCAGGCTACGGTCACACCGTCGGCAAGGCGCTGGCCTTGCACATGGACGTCGACACGCTGGTGTTCACCGGTTCGACCAAGATCGCCAAGCAACTGATGATTTATTCCGGCGAATCGAACATGAAGCGCGTCTGGCTCGAAGCCGGCGGCAAGAGCCCGAACATCGTGTTTGCCGACGCACCGGACCTGCAAGCTGCGGCTGAATCGGCTGCTGGTGCCATCTCGTTCAACCAGGGCGAAGTCTGCACCGCCGGTTCGCGTCTGCTGGTCGAGCGTTCGATCAAGGACACGTTCCTGCCGCTGGTGATCGAGGCCCTGAAAGCCTGGAAACCGGGCAATCCGCTGGATCCGGCCACCAACGTCGGCGCGCTGGTCGACACGCAACAGATGAACACCGTGCTGTCCTACATCGAGTCCGGTCACACCGACGGCGCCAAACTGGTGGCGGGCGGCAAGCGGGTTCTTCAGGAAACCGGTGGCACCTACGTTGAGCCGACGATTTTCGATGGCGTGAGCAACGCCATGAAGATCGCCCAGGAGGAGATTTTTGGCCCGGTGCTATCGGTCATCACCTTCGACAGCGCCGAGGAAGCAATTCAGATCGCCAACGACACGCCGTATGGCCTGGCTGCTGCAGTCTGGACGTCGGATATTTCCAAGGGTCACCTGACCGCGAAGGCCCTGCGTGCCGGCAGCGTGTGGGTCAACCAATACGATGGCGGCGACATGACTGCGCCGTTTGGTGGTTTCAAGCAGTCGGGCAACGGCCGTGACAAGTCGCTGCACGCGTTCGACAAGTACACCGAGCTGAAGGCGACCTGGATCAAACTGTAG